Proteins from one Candidatus Margulisiibacteriota bacterium genomic window:
- a CDS encoding DUF2079 domain-containing protein: MFWTGKNKRLVWLIIVFTLFFGAFRLMQHYTFTNNALDDGFNDNLIWNTLHGNFMQSDIKGYVTLGDHLELATLIFVPFYALGLGPWVLFLLPPLLTALGALPLYWLAREQLGDDHPGTRLIPAAYLGSIPIVNMTFQGYYPVALCMTPLLLAFYYLTHDRYRPFLCWLAAAMLCQENIYLVAAFFGLYIAAVKERKLFGLSLFAAGIALFILAVAVVIPHFNGGGQYAYYDRYAYLGSSIPAIVTTLATRPFFVLAHVLTGDKLLYLFGLLLPVAFLACLSPLALLPALPVVGLNLLSTYRDMYQLGTRYPAAIVPFVFAAAVLGWQRLGPRADLRLIRRTVVFCLALSLLYFFLGFFLRYTWITPAVREGHELLRLVPPDAAVCAVGNIYPHLCHRRNIWLFPKNRERADYLVLCKLDPAWPVDGDYAPALAQLRDRKEYGKIMEYIFIGEAPTPGPMRKKDYAPLYELIRRDRRFRVVREGKHYLLLRRTPLGYSNALSLRYN, encoded by the coding sequence ATGTTCTGGACCGGCAAAAATAAGCGGCTGGTCTGGCTGATCATCGTTTTCACCCTTTTCTTCGGGGCGTTCCGGCTGATGCAGCATTACACCTTCACCAACAACGCGCTCGACGACGGCTTCAACGATAACCTGATCTGGAACACCCTGCACGGCAACTTTATGCAGAGCGACATCAAAGGCTACGTAACGCTCGGCGACCACCTGGAGCTAGCCACCCTGATCTTCGTCCCGTTCTACGCCCTCGGGCTCGGCCCCTGGGTCCTGTTCCTCCTCCCGCCGCTCCTCACGGCGCTCGGCGCCCTGCCGCTTTACTGGCTGGCGCGGGAGCAGCTTGGCGACGATCACCCCGGCACCCGGCTGATCCCGGCCGCGTATCTTGGCTCGATCCCGATCGTCAACATGACCTTTCAGGGTTACTACCCGGTGGCGCTCTGCATGACCCCGCTCCTCCTGGCGTTCTATTATCTGACGCACGACCGGTACCGGCCTTTCCTTTGCTGGCTGGCAGCGGCCATGCTCTGCCAGGAGAATATCTACCTGGTCGCCGCCTTCTTCGGGCTGTACATCGCAGCGGTCAAGGAACGAAAGCTCTTCGGTCTCTCCCTGTTCGCCGCCGGGATCGCTTTGTTCATCCTGGCCGTTGCGGTCGTGATCCCGCATTTTAACGGCGGCGGCCAATACGCTTATTACGATCGTTACGCTTATCTGGGGAGCAGTATCCCGGCGATCGTCACCACCCTGGCGACCCGCCCGTTCTTTGTCCTGGCGCACGTTTTGACCGGCGACAAATTGCTTTACCTGTTCGGCCTGCTGCTGCCGGTCGCCTTTCTCGCCTGCCTCAGCCCGCTCGCGCTCCTCCCCGCCCTGCCGGTCGTCGGTTTAAATCTTTTAAGCACTTACCGCGACATGTACCAGCTCGGCACCCGTTATCCGGCGGCGATCGTTCCGTTCGTTTTCGCGGCCGCCGTTCTCGGCTGGCAGCGGTTGGGCCCGCGGGCGGACCTGCGCCTGATCAGGCGGACGGTCGTCTTTTGCCTCGCTCTTTCCCTGCTCTACTTTTTTCTCGGCTTCTTTCTCCGTTATACCTGGATCACGCCGGCTGTCCGGGAAGGGCATGAGCTGCTGCGGCTGGTCCCGCCGGACGCCGCGGTCTGCGCCGTCGGCAATATCTATCCGCACCTCTGCCACCGGCGGAACATCTGGCTCTTCCCGAAGAACCGGGAACGGGCGGATTACCTTGTCCTCTGCAAGCTTGACCCGGCCTGGCCGGTCGACGGCGACTACGCGCCGGCTTTAGCGCAACTGCGCGACCGAAAAGAATACGGCAAGATAATGGAATATATTTTTATCGGCGAGGCGCCGACCCCGGGCCCGATGCGGAAAAAGGACTATGCCCCACTGTACGAGCTGATCCGGCGTGACCGGCGCTTTCGGGTCGTGCGGGAAGGAAAACATTATCTGCTCTTGCGGCGGACGCCGTTAGGCTATTCAAACGCGTTATCCTTGAGGTATAATTAA
- a CDS encoding DUF4254 domain-containing protein: MAETLGSIIDKLIIKRIRLHHLEQMARSPKVALAIRLVNGQIAAYTAEVEDFLKKAVKGRVVIREPKVKLYKNPPSQLALHRINKLGQLIDVLAATNLHLWGLEDQVRVKGTSDRRVAQLKHGIDRDNQERNDAIDRIDELLAKKIKRCRS; encoded by the coding sequence ATGGCCGAAACCCTGGGCAGCATCATCGATAAATTGATCATTAAAAGGATCCGTCTGCACCATCTGGAGCAGATGGCCCGGTCGCCCAAAGTCGCCCTGGCTATCCGCCTGGTCAACGGCCAGATCGCCGCTTATACGGCTGAGGTGGAAGATTTCCTGAAAAAAGCGGTTAAAGGGCGGGTCGTGATCAGGGAACCGAAAGTTAAGCTGTATAAAAATCCTCCGTCGCAACTGGCCTTACACCGGATCAACAAGCTTGGCCAGCTGATCGATGTCCTGGCCGCGACCAATCTCCACCTCTGGGGGCTGGAAGACCAGGTCCGGGTCAAGGGGACCAGCGACCGCCGGGTCGCGCAGCTCAAGCACGGTATCGACCGTGACAATCAGGAGCGGAACGACGCGATCGACCGGATCGACGAACTGTTGGCCAAGAAAATAAAACGGTGCCGGTCCTAG
- a CDS encoding glycosyltransferase family 9 protein — translation MPVLDLTSLKKILVIRPDAIGDMVTATPALAALREKFPQAEIVVWGRRYNRPVIENNPDIDRIIEDDLYPLIRQRQAIGCGRYWRWARAIRQERFDLAINFSGEFAYALIMFLAGIRYRIGDKGRLLYRWLYNFPVLQRFNSWAIHEVEHHFELLAPLRIKLKPDAKLKVIPAAASVQAGQRLIAANGLTGKPLIAFNIGTSGSDKPWAIEQFRDLLKLVAAQYQTKVIVLGGPNERPLLEKIAPQIAAQAVILLDLSLADLIGLLSQMHVYVANNTGPAHLAAALQVPSVILYTSKFQKPGRWAPWANRHKIIKAISACPFPCHPPTCRRDLCTSEISTAQVAQAISELLSGQGALTAVEEKSERLRLSLNILVCGDHERAKQAVKVLQSRNWRVWYLSEAELKRMSLSVLRDYYHLYDINLIQAFANTPFKVRLSALLTSLTMTFPVYYFTDDGRDLPGGEALLDYYSGIANRRSF, via the coding sequence GTGCCGGTCCTAGATCTCACCTCGCTCAAGAAGATCCTGGTGATCCGCCCCGACGCGATCGGCGACATGGTAACCGCTACCCCCGCGCTCGCCGCTCTCCGGGAAAAGTTCCCGCAAGCCGAGATCGTCGTCTGGGGCCGCCGCTATAACCGGCCGGTCATTGAGAACAACCCCGATATTGACCGGATCATCGAAGATGATCTTTATCCCCTGATCCGCCAGCGCCAGGCGATCGGCTGCGGCCGCTATTGGCGCTGGGCCCGGGCGATCAGGCAGGAGCGTTTCGACCTGGCGATCAACTTTAGCGGCGAGTTCGCCTATGCCCTGATCATGTTCCTCGCCGGCATCCGCTACCGGATCGGGGATAAAGGCCGCCTGCTCTACCGCTGGCTCTACAATTTCCCCGTGCTTCAGCGCTTTAACAGCTGGGCGATCCACGAAGTGGAGCATCATTTTGAATTACTGGCGCCGCTCAGGATCAAGCTCAAACCGGACGCGAAATTAAAAGTCATCCCGGCCGCCGCGTCGGTGCAGGCGGGACAACGGCTCATTGCCGCCAACGGCCTGACCGGCAAACCCCTGATCGCCTTTAACATCGGGACTAGCGGCAGCGACAAACCGTGGGCGATCGAGCAGTTCCGTGATTTGCTCAAGCTGGTGGCCGCACAATATCAGACCAAGGTCATCGTTCTGGGAGGGCCCAACGAACGGCCGCTGCTCGAAAAGATCGCCCCGCAGATCGCCGCTCAGGCCGTTATTTTGCTTGATCTCTCGCTGGCCGATCTGATCGGCCTGCTGAGCCAGATGCACGTTTATGTCGCCAATAACACCGGGCCGGCCCACCTGGCCGCAGCGTTGCAGGTCCCCTCGGTCATTCTTTACACGTCCAAATTCCAGAAACCGGGGCGCTGGGCTCCCTGGGCAAATCGGCACAAGATCATCAAAGCGATCTCCGCTTGCCCCTTCCCCTGCCATCCGCCGACCTGCCGGCGCGACCTCTGCACCAGCGAGATCAGCACGGCGCAGGTCGCGCAAGCGATCAGCGAGCTGCTTAGCGGACAAGGCGCGTTGACTGCCGTCGAGGAAAAAAGCGAGCGGCTCCGGCTAAGCCTTAATATCCTGGTCTGCGGAGATCATGAGCGGGCAAAGCAGGCGGTCAAGGTTTTACAAAGTCGGAATTGGCGCGTTTGGTATCTTTCCGAGGCGGAACTAAAACGCATGTCCCTCAGCGTGCTCCGGGATTACTATCACTTATACGACATCAACCTGATCCAGGCTTTCGCCAATACCCCGTTCAAGGTCAGGCTTTCGGCCCTGCTGACCAGCCTGACCATGACTTTTCCCGTCTACTATTTCACGGACGACGGCCGGGACCTGCCGGGCGGCGAAGCGCTGCTCGACTATTACTCCGGCATAGCTAACCGGCGCTCTTTTTAA
- a CDS encoding glycosyltransferase family 9 protein, translating to MVKVLIVKIGAIGDVLRTTSLLPGLAEKYEPAAIDWLTSAASRELLDWNRYLNRVLTWEERDQGADYDLVICLEDEKDVCRFATGVKSDRIVGAYLDHGKVTYTPSAWFDMALISQFGLERANALKKTNKKTYQQHMADLLGIKVSPYVFKLTADESEAGRKTVRDLGLGKGEKVVGINTGAGRRWPQKSWRAEQTIDLVKRLKNELGVASLILGGSDERERNLAIAKETGMPDAGLHSLRGFAAVIDQCPVLLSSDSLAMHFGIALGKRLVVFFGPTSAAEIELYGLGTKLSAPLDCLACYKKGCERQPNCMDELTVESVFRAVDRELKKSAG from the coding sequence ATGGTAAAGGTCTTGATCGTCAAGATCGGGGCGATCGGCGACGTGCTCCGCACGACGTCGCTCCTCCCCGGCCTGGCCGAAAAATACGAGCCGGCCGCCATTGATTGGTTGACCTCGGCCGCCTCCCGGGAGCTGCTGGACTGGAACCGCTACCTGAACCGGGTGTTGACCTGGGAAGAGCGCGACCAGGGCGCTGATTACGACCTGGTGATCTGCCTGGAGGACGAAAAGGACGTTTGCCGGTTCGCGACCGGGGTGAAAAGCGACCGGATCGTCGGCGCTTATCTCGACCATGGCAAGGTGACATATACTCCGTCCGCCTGGTTCGACATGGCGCTGATCTCGCAGTTCGGGCTGGAGCGGGCCAACGCGCTGAAAAAAACGAACAAAAAAACCTATCAGCAGCACATGGCCGACCTGCTCGGCATCAAGGTCTCCCCGTATGTTTTTAAACTGACCGCCGACGAGAGCGAGGCGGGGCGCAAAACGGTCCGCGATCTGGGGCTCGGCAAGGGGGAAAAGGTGGTCGGGATCAACACCGGGGCCGGCCGCCGCTGGCCGCAGAAGAGCTGGAGAGCGGAGCAGACGATCGACCTGGTCAAGCGGCTGAAAAACGAGCTTGGCGTGGCCTCCCTGATCCTGGGCGGGAGCGACGAGCGGGAACGGAATTTAGCGATCGCCAAAGAGACCGGTATGCCCGACGCCGGCCTCCATTCCCTGCGCGGGTTTGCCGCCGTTATCGACCAGTGCCCGGTACTGCTGTCGAGCGACAGCCTGGCGATGCATTTTGGGATCGCGCTCGGCAAGCGGCTGGTCGTTTTCTTCGGCCCGACCTCGGCCGCGGAGATCGAACTCTACGGCCTGGGCACAAAACTGAGCGCGCCACTGGATTGCCTGGCCTGTTATAAAAAAGGGTGCGAACGGCAGCCGAACTGCATGGACGAGCTGACGGTCGAGAGCGTTTTCCGGGCGGTCGACCGCGAGCTTAAAAAGAGCGCCGGTTAG
- a CDS encoding glycosyltransferase, with product MSAVQNIGLLLTRNEEDVIAEVMDANKKYFDKILVLDGSDDRTEEIVRSYDCVKYFLKDREIIDKLPGRKFEDGARQFLLAKAQEMYPVEGWFTLLHGDEIWHDDPNWVAAQAEKARAEKVNWYVMNFFLHTSDKGRDLAAIKSVQERVLWYCPGYLEIRSFRNKPGIHYELAQRHETLPKGIGWQIYKHFPIYKHYPYRSVRQMLRKKEQNVRSGFSESYEKYSGADACFVDILPNYKQARKYDGSFHEFEIKDQGSLLRRWLRGHKYITW from the coding sequence ATGTCCGCCGTCCAAAATATCGGCCTGCTGCTGACCCGCAATGAGGAAGACGTCATTGCCGAGGTCATGGACGCCAACAAAAAGTATTTCGACAAGATCCTCGTCCTGGACGGTTCCGACGACCGGACGGAAGAGATCGTTCGGAGCTACGACTGCGTCAAGTATTTCCTCAAGGACCGGGAGATCATCGACAAGCTGCCCGGCCGCAAGTTCGAGGACGGCGCCCGGCAGTTCCTGCTGGCCAAGGCGCAGGAAATGTACCCGGTGGAAGGGTGGTTCACCCTGCTGCACGGCGACGAGATCTGGCACGACGACCCGAACTGGGTCGCCGCGCAGGCGGAAAAGGCGCGGGCGGAGAAGGTCAACTGGTACGTCATGAACTTTTTTCTCCATACTTCGGACAAGGGGCGCGACCTGGCGGCGATCAAGTCGGTCCAGGAACGGGTCCTGTGGTATTGCCCCGGCTACCTGGAGATCCGCTCGTTCCGTAACAAGCCGGGGATCCATTACGAGCTGGCGCAGCGGCACGAAACGCTTCCCAAAGGGATCGGCTGGCAGATCTACAAGCATTTTCCGATCTACAAACATTATCCGTACCGCTCGGTCCGGCAGATGCTGAGGAAAAAGGAGCAGAACGTCCGGTCGGGATTCTCGGAGAGCTACGAAAAATACTCGGGCGCCGACGCTTGTTTCGTCGACATCCTGCCCAACTACAAACAGGCGAGAAAGTATGACGGCTCGTTCCACGAGTTCGAGATCAAGGACCAGGGTTCGTTATTGCGCCGCTGGTTGAGGGGGCATAAGTACATCACATGGTAA
- a CDS encoding glycosyltransferase family 39 protein, translating into MYFVIFLVAINLFKLATARFFPLIGDEAYYWLWSQHLDLSYVDHPPMIAYVNHLLTFLFGQNEMAVRLGAILIVLLISWIIYLTGRALHGERFGQLSAVLFNLVPTFFGGGMFLVPQTVLFLFWSLSFYLMVKLIKTGKSYYWYLLGLSAGLGLLSDYVMALFFVGTVVYCAVNKEQRYWLTRKEPYLAVLLSLLIFSPVLLWNLRLGFTPLFYWGGKMGAGPRIGDNLLNFFGLQMLLYTPPVFFLTFYLIFKGKDLLAKLYAAAVFLPFLLISPLINVGGHWPSTSYLPALIEISRSKKWVIWTMVGFALFVNSVGFAYYLWLYPTPAELKGKEFTINQQLPQFIKDSAPKTGRTWVFANDLGMVGLVTFHGKTRAYMAPGRLKQVDLWGKPELQKGDNIIYFALNETPLYDKLKLSFRKVWIEPNKRIFNKDANLPTLTQIYHAAGYKGGLIP; encoded by the coding sequence ATGTATTTCGTGATTTTCCTGGTCGCCATCAACCTCTTCAAGCTGGCGACCGCCCGCTTCTTCCCGCTGATCGGCGACGAAGCGTATTACTGGCTCTGGTCGCAGCATCTCGACCTTTCCTACGTCGATCATCCGCCCATGATCGCTTACGTCAACCACCTGCTGACGTTTTTGTTCGGCCAGAACGAAATGGCGGTCCGGCTGGGGGCGATCCTGATCGTTTTGCTGATCAGCTGGATCATCTACCTGACCGGCCGGGCGCTGCATGGCGAACGCTTTGGCCAGCTCTCCGCCGTCCTGTTCAACCTGGTGCCGACCTTTTTCGGCGGCGGGATGTTCCTGGTGCCGCAAACCGTCCTCTTCCTTTTCTGGTCGCTCAGCTTCTATCTAATGGTCAAGCTGATCAAGACCGGTAAAAGTTATTACTGGTACCTGCTGGGCCTGAGCGCGGGGCTCGGTTTACTAAGCGACTACGTTATGGCGCTCTTCTTCGTCGGCACGGTCGTTTACTGCGCCGTTAATAAAGAACAACGCTACTGGTTGACCCGCAAAGAGCCGTACCTGGCGGTCTTGTTATCCCTGCTGATCTTCTCACCGGTCCTGCTCTGGAATTTAAGGCTCGGCTTCACTCCCCTCTTCTACTGGGGCGGGAAAATGGGGGCCGGGCCGCGGATCGGCGACAATTTGCTCAATTTCTTCGGCTTGCAAATGCTCCTTTATACTCCGCCGGTCTTCTTTTTGACTTTTTATCTGATCTTTAAGGGGAAGGACCTGCTCGCCAAACTCTACGCGGCGGCAGTGTTCCTCCCCTTCCTCTTGATCAGCCCGCTGATCAACGTCGGCGGCCACTGGCCGTCAACCTCCTACCTGCCGGCGCTGATCGAGATCTCGCGCTCGAAAAAATGGGTGATCTGGACGATGGTCGGTTTCGCCCTGTTCGTCAACAGCGTCGGTTTCGCCTACTATCTCTGGCTCTACCCAACCCCGGCCGAGCTGAAAGGGAAAGAATTTACGATCAACCAGCAGCTGCCGCAATTCATCAAAGATTCAGCGCCTAAAACCGGCCGGACCTGGGTCTTCGCCAACGATCTTGGGATGGTCGGCCTGGTCACTTTCCACGGTAAAACCAGGGCTTACATGGCGCCGGGACGGCTAAAGCAAGTCGACCTGTGGGGTAAACCAGAGCTGCAAAAAGGGGATAACATCATCTATTTCGCGCTGAACGAAACGCCGCTTTATGATAAGCTCAAACTCTCATTCCGGAAAGTCTGGATCGAACCCAATAAAAGGATATTTAACAAGGACGCCAATCTCCCTACCCTGACACAGATCTACCACGCCGCAGGTTATAAAGGCGGATTGATCCCGTGA
- a CDS encoding glycosyltransferase family 39 protein, translated as MTRKLLAGFLFLLIIVSFITLPRNPLQNDDAALYALAAKNAVVHNMWLAQFITPGDPDSFLDKPPLGIWLLAWPLKVFGVSELNIHIPNVLYFALLLWLMYWSLLKLAGKKLAFNATLLAASSLCLVVYSRAPKLDVLLTLFVFTAHISLYAFLKKDKPAYLIPFTLSLAAGFLVKSGFGLLLPALTVLFLLIFNAQARQKLLAIFVTRYSLLNAVLFLALIGGVLAMQSIPLGPQFLPYLKSITIQSKYNTSYTGFGFYSSVFGYLLITIFPWTPLFFSTLKLRWQKINLNTFCNIWFWSNILFLLFFYRQNDLRTFTVFVPPLAILAGLRLLNLKRSAWLIGWQLFFVGVFSLLLVTGIMKPVNQEGFSLADAILPFALFTAALIPLTSYLWQPKRYKFVATYALIVLAYGALFYNTRPIADAFNPDVKWPGMIKQEQAKGKKFYIYRPPDRQLFYSPDLFWVDFLAGPADRYFWNGQELRKILKAGSAVVLSDTKSWKKLALTGKAKLLAKDNYSGLFLVR; from the coding sequence GTGACGCGAAAGTTACTTGCCGGCTTCCTCTTCCTGCTCATAATTGTCAGCTTCATCACCCTCCCGCGCAACCCGTTGCAGAACGACGACGCCGCGCTCTACGCGCTCGCCGCCAAGAACGCGGTCGTCCATAACATGTGGCTGGCGCAATTCATCACCCCGGGGGATCCCGACTCTTTCCTGGACAAGCCGCCGCTCGGCATCTGGCTCCTCGCCTGGCCGCTCAAGGTTTTCGGCGTCAGCGAGCTAAATATCCATATCCCGAACGTCCTTTATTTTGCGTTGCTGCTTTGGCTCATGTACTGGTCGCTTTTAAAGTTAGCCGGCAAAAAGCTGGCGTTCAACGCCACCTTGCTGGCGGCGTCCAGTTTGTGCCTGGTCGTCTACTCTCGTGCCCCCAAACTTGACGTTCTGCTGACGCTGTTCGTCTTCACTGCCCATATCTCGCTTTACGCTTTCCTGAAAAAGGACAAACCGGCCTATCTTATCCCCTTTACTTTGTCACTGGCCGCCGGGTTTCTCGTCAAAAGCGGTTTCGGTTTGCTGCTGCCGGCGTTAACCGTACTGTTCCTGCTCATCTTCAACGCTCAGGCCCGCCAAAAGTTGTTGGCCATTTTCGTTACCCGTTACTCGTTACTGAACGCCGTCCTATTTTTAGCGCTTATTGGCGGAGTGCTTGCCATGCAAAGCATTCCCCTCGGCCCCCAGTTCCTCCCCTACCTCAAGTCGATCACTATCCAGAGCAAGTACAATACCAGTTACACCGGCTTTGGCTTTTATTCGTCAGTTTTCGGTTACCTGCTGATCACCATCTTCCCCTGGACGCCGCTTTTCTTTTCGACGCTCAAGCTCCGCTGGCAAAAGATCAACCTGAACACCTTCTGCAACATCTGGTTCTGGTCGAACATCCTTTTCCTGCTGTTCTTTTACCGGCAGAACGACCTGCGGACCTTTACCGTTTTCGTCCCGCCGCTGGCGATCCTGGCCGGTTTGCGCCTGCTGAACCTGAAGCGTTCCGCCTGGTTGATCGGCTGGCAGCTCTTTTTTGTCGGCGTCTTTTCGCTTTTATTGGTCACGGGGATAATGAAGCCGGTCAATCAGGAGGGGTTCAGCCTGGCGGACGCGATCCTCCCTTTCGCCTTGTTCACCGCCGCCCTCATCCCGCTCACCTCATACCTGTGGCAGCCTAAGCGTTATAAATTCGTCGCCACATACGCCTTGATCGTTCTCGCTTATGGCGCCCTTTTCTATAACACCAGACCGATCGCCGACGCGTTCAATCCCGACGTTAAATGGCCGGGGATGATCAAACAGGAACAGGCAAAGGGGAAAAAGTTTTATATCTACCGGCCGCCGGACCGCCAGCTCTTCTACAGCCCCGACCTCTTCTGGGTCGACTTCCTGGCCGGCCCGGCTGACAGGTATTTCTGGAACGGTCAGGAGTTAAGGAAGATTTTAAAAGCAGGCAGTGCGGTCGTTTTAAGCGACACAAAAAGCTGGAAGAAGCTCGCGCTGACTGGCAAAGCTAAACTGCTGGCCAAAGATAATTATTCCGGATTATTTCTGGTCCGCTGA
- a CDS encoding glycosyltransferase family 39 protein yields the protein MERRMIIFLAVASAVRLLLAWLFPLTADESYYWLWSKHLSLSYVDHPPVIAYVNYLFTLGIANLWTLRLGVVLITLGVSVVLYRIARELFNEQVAFWSVVLFQIIPHFVVVWLTQFVELPLALCWVSALWLMVRIVRTKQGYWWYALALAIGLGTLSKYTMFLFWPCLLVFFFLSPENRFWLKRKEPYLCLLLSLGLFLPVIIWNYQHAWVSFTFHGTKATSEPWAKHLLPFIADQLVHFTPFLVFALYNVFRFSRRKSTETKLLYAFSGPILLFFFLLPLKIKVWAHWPSIGYLAAYPLAVYYLLENGKSLKKFLTWIGLFTGLILVILFFVSPGVLLHQADYAKNRQLAKLIPSEYKLFAKTNVAASLLEFYAGRQTYLATGAMKIGQPWGEKQYELWGIPTVQKGETVLYFGDDNPQFAEKAAANFNLVRELPSVKLYLVEDYITNSYKMYLLEGYKGTAPHP from the coding sequence ATGGAACGCAGAATGATCATCTTTTTAGCGGTCGCTTCGGCCGTCCGCCTCCTCCTGGCCTGGCTTTTCCCGCTCACCGCCGACGAGTCGTACTACTGGCTCTGGTCCAAGCACCTGAGCCTCTCTTACGTCGACCACCCGCCGGTGATCGCTTACGTCAATTATCTCTTCACCCTGGGGATCGCCAATTTGTGGACCCTCCGGCTCGGCGTGGTGCTGATCACCCTCGGCGTCAGCGTTGTCCTCTACCGGATCGCCCGGGAGCTGTTCAACGAACAGGTCGCTTTCTGGTCGGTCGTCCTTTTCCAGATCATCCCCCACTTTGTCGTGGTCTGGCTGACCCAGTTCGTCGAGCTCCCGCTCGCCCTCTGCTGGGTCAGCGCCCTCTGGCTCATGGTCCGGATCGTCCGGACTAAACAGGGTTACTGGTGGTACGCGCTGGCGCTCGCGATCGGCCTCGGGACCTTAAGCAAATACACGATGTTCCTCTTCTGGCCGTGTCTCTTGGTCTTCTTTTTCCTCTCCCCGGAGAACCGTTTCTGGTTAAAACGGAAAGAGCCCTATCTCTGCCTCCTCCTGAGCCTTGGCCTTTTCCTGCCGGTCATTATCTGGAACTACCAGCATGCTTGGGTTTCCTTTACTTTCCACGGCACCAAAGCGACCAGCGAACCGTGGGCCAAACACCTCCTCCCGTTCATCGCCGACCAGCTGGTCCACTTCACCCCGTTCCTGGTGTTCGCTCTGTACAACGTTTTCCGGTTCTCCCGGCGCAAGTCGACCGAGACCAAATTGCTTTATGCCTTCTCCGGGCCGATCCTGCTCTTCTTCTTCCTCCTCCCGCTCAAGATCAAGGTCTGGGCGCACTGGCCGTCGATCGGTTACCTGGCCGCTTATCCGCTGGCGGTCTATTACCTGCTGGAGAACGGCAAATCGCTGAAAAAGTTCCTTACCTGGATCGGCCTGTTCACCGGGTTGATCCTGGTCATTCTCTTCTTCGTTTCGCCGGGCGTGCTGCTGCACCAGGCCGATTACGCGAAAAACCGGCAACTGGCCAAATTGATCCCGTCGGAGTACAAGCTCTTTGCCAAAACGAACGTTGCCGCCTCCTTGCTTGAGTTCTACGCCGGCCGGCAGACATATCTGGCGACCGGCGCGATGAAGATCGGCCAGCCGTGGGGCGAAAAACAGTACGAGCTCTGGGGGATACCGACCGTGCAGAAGGGAGAAACGGTCCTCTATTTCGGCGACGACAATCCGCAGTTCGCGGAAAAAGCGGCCGCTAACTTCAACCTGGTCAGGGAGTTACCGAGCGTTAAACTTTACCTGGTCGAAGACTATATCACCAATAGCTACAAAATGTACCTGCTCGAAGGTTATAAGGGAACGGCCCCGCACCCCTAA
- the amrS gene encoding AmmeMemoRadiSam system radical SAM enzyme: MKEAAFYQQLNYDKVQCSLCPHNCTIAAGQRGVCGVRENQQGKLYSLVYGKVISSAIDPIEKKPLFHFLPGSFSYSIATAGCNFRCDFCQNWQISMMGKGAKGAEGLGGKGMPGMEQLPYQVVAAALENECRSISYTYTEPTIYFEFAYDCAKLAREKGVKNVFVTNGYMNPPVAEQIAPYLDAANIDLKSFREEFYQKVCGGRLAPVLQTIKLLKQRKVWIELTTLVIPGLNDTVEELTELAGFIKNEVGADTPWHVSAFRPTYKMADRPPTPPESLLRAREIGLKAGLKYVYTGNVLVPGAEDTYCGQCRQPLIVRSGFTVKDNQLKSGRCPKCDAAADGVWA; the protein is encoded by the coding sequence ATGAAAGAAGCCGCGTTTTACCAGCAACTGAACTACGACAAGGTCCAATGTTCCCTCTGCCCGCATAACTGCACGATCGCCGCCGGCCAGCGCGGGGTTTGCGGCGTGCGGGAGAACCAGCAAGGCAAGTTATATAGCCTGGTTTACGGTAAGGTGATCTCCTCGGCGATCGACCCGATCGAAAAGAAACCGCTCTTCCATTTTCTTCCCGGTTCTTTTTCCTACTCGATCGCGACCGCCGGCTGCAATTTCCGCTGCGATTTTTGCCAGAACTGGCAGATCTCGATGATGGGGAAAGGGGCTAAGGGGGCTGAGGGCCTGGGAGGGAAAGGGATGCCGGGCATGGAACAGCTGCCGTATCAGGTGGTGGCGGCGGCGCTGGAGAATGAATGCCGGAGCATCTCTTACACCTATACCGAACCGACGATCTATTTTGAGTTCGCTTACGATTGCGCGAAGCTGGCCCGGGAAAAAGGGGTAAAGAACGTCTTTGTCACCAACGGCTACATGAACCCGCCGGTCGCGGAGCAGATCGCCCCGTACCTCGACGCGGCCAATATCGACCTCAAATCTTTCCGGGAGGAGTTTTACCAAAAGGTGTGCGGCGGCCGGCTGGCGCCGGTCCTTCAGACGATCAAGCTGCTCAAGCAGCGGAAGGTCTGGATCGAGCTGACGACGCTGGTCATCCCCGGCCTGAACGATACGGTTGAGGAGTTGACCGAACTGGCCGGTTTTATCAAGAACGAGGTTGGCGCGGATACCCCCTGGCACGTTTCCGCTTTCCGCCCTACATATAAGATGGCCGACCGGCCGCCGACGCCGCCGGAAAGCCTCCTCCGGGCGCGGGAGATCGGCCTGAAAGCCGGCCTGAAATACGTCTATACCGGCAACGTGCTGGTACCGGGGGCGGAGGATACTTATTGCGGCCAGTGCCGGCAACCGCTGATCGTCCGGTCCGGTTTCACGGTCAAAGATAATCAGTTGAAGAGCGGGCGTTGTCCCAAGTGCGACGCCGCGGCGGACGGGGTTTGGGCTTAG